The window TTAAAATGAACGCCGTTGGTTTTCTTGGTGGGGAACCGTTATTGAGAACGGATAGAATTAAGAAAATTATGGATTCGGTCTACAAAAATACTGACGGCATGCAAGGATTTCTTTATACAAACGGCGACCTGGTAGATACTGTAAATTGGGATGATCTCGAAGATATCCAATGGATGACAACAAATATTACAGATATAAGCATTGAAGAACTATCGAGAAGAATGAAGATAATCAGCGAAAGATCAAACGTTATTGGCCAAACAATAGTAGCAACTTTGGATGATTATAACTTAGAGAGAATTCTTGATATAACAAGATTTGGAACAGAAAATGGGTATCGTTTAAGATACCAAAAGGATTTATACAGAGGATTGGATGCTGAATACAGGAAAAGATTGTTGAAGAGATATCATGAATTATGCGATTTATTGGAAAATTATATTGTCAAGGGATACGATGTTCATACCACTTTCTTGCTGGATACCTTGATTCCTTTATGGGATCTTGAATATTCTCCATATCCTTGCGGGAAAAGAATTTCTACAGTATATCCGGATGGAACGATTGGGCCGTGTATTAGAGACCATTCATTTAAAACCGGAACAATATTTGACGAAAATCCTTTAAGCAAAATATATTGTGAAACATTTCACTACAACGTTACAAAACCGGGGATCCCGGACGAATGTAGGGAGTGTGAATCTAAAACCACCTGCCAGGGAGGGTGCCCCAACGATAGATTGTTGTTGACCGGTACCGCATCAGGAAAATCTGTTATGTGTGATATACATAAGGAAATTATTCCAAGGTTAAGATATTTAGACAAATTAAAGAACGATATGAAATGAAAACCATAAAAGATCTGGACAGACGAATATTATGTTACGGTCAAGGTCAGAATATAGTCATTGAGCCGCGATATTCAACAACAGCGGCGCTGTAATAGAGGCAGCAGGATAGGGCAGGTCTTGAGGAATTATGAGGAAAACGAATTTAACGGTATCCTTTGAAGAGGCGCTAAGGATTATTTTAGATTCTGTGAGCCCTCTGAACTGTGAAAACATTTCTATCATGGAAGCATCTCACCGTGTTTTATATGATGATATTGTATCGGATATAATGATTCCTCCTGTGGATGATTCAGCAATGGACGGTTATGCGATAATCGCGGATGACACGCAAGGGGCATCGAAAAATAATCCTGCAAAACTTAAAATTACAGGAGAGATACAGGCAGGCGGTTCCATTATCGATAAACAAGTCTCAAAAGGAACAGCAATAAGAATAATGACCGGCGCCCCGATACCGGAAGGCGCTGATTCGGTAATCCGGTTTGAAGATACAGAAGAAGAGGCCGGTTATGTAAAAATATTCCACGAAATGGTTAAATACGAAAATTACAGATTTGCAGGAGAAAATATCAGAAAAGGTGACAATGTGCTGCACAAAGGAGATCGGTTGAGTTGCGCGGACGTAGGTATCCTTGCGTCGCTGAATTACAATACAGTGCAAGTATATAAACAGCCGACCGTTTCAATTATCTCTACGGGCGATGAATTGGCGGATATAGGTGAAGAGATCCAGATTGGTCAAATCAGGAATGTAAATGCCTATACCTTGTACTCAGAGGTAAAAAAGA is drawn from Syntrophorhabdaceae bacterium and contains these coding sequences:
- a CDS encoding molybdopterin molybdotransferase MoeA codes for the protein MRKTNLTVSFEEALRIILDSVSPLNCENISIMEASHRVLYDDIVSDIMIPPVDDSAMDGYAIIADDTQGASKNNPAKLKITGEIQAGGSIIDKQVSKGTAIRIMTGAPIPEGADSVIRFEDTEEEAGYVKIFHEMVKYENYRFAGENIRKGDNVLHKGDRLSCADVGILASLNYNTVQVYKQPTVSIISTGDELADIGEEIQIGQIRNVNAYTLYSEVKKINALPGYLGIAKDTLKDMKEIFLKALKSDVVISTGGVSTGKYDLVKEIYSDLNIEIQFEWVNVKPGKPCAFGIKDNKLIFGLPGNPVPTLTSFIQFVRPALLRLMGATRVKKPIVNAFLEEDINSGKVHHLLRGYFTIKNNEFYVSTTGNQKPSVLRSMSDANCLIIIPENIIKVKAGEKVAIQLIEHNEI
- a CDS encoding SPASM domain-containing protein; the protein is KMNAVGFLGGEPLLRTDRIKKIMDSVYKNTDGMQGFLYTNGDLVDTVNWDDLEDIQWMTTNITDISIEELSRRMKIISERSNVIGQTIVATLDDYNLERILDITRFGTENGYRLRYQKDLYRGLDAEYRKRLLKRYHELCDLLENYIVKGYDVHTTFLLDTLIPLWDLEYSPYPCGKRISTVYPDGTIGPCIRDHSFKTGTIFDENPLSKIYCETFHYNVTKPGIPDECRECESKTTCQGGCPNDRLLLTGTASGKSVMCDIHKEIIPRLRYLDKLKNDMK